From a single Silene latifolia isolate original U9 population chromosome 6, ASM4854445v1, whole genome shotgun sequence genomic region:
- the LOC141586109 gene encoding putative E3 ubiquitin-protein ligase RHB1A has product MGGCCCSARKTQLHHGTPVYYYCPPSLEAQENLRSYGGTASGLPTGFLVGLNLDTSSPDTFRPPPAPIPFNVLFGRPQTPTHVRGSQGPKGNVGRQTLESIAFGETAGSYDKLTPVGHVGKPEGKTLADILLASPTKSDQEISKRAEVYHSAQEEEEACPICLEEYDTDNPKMVTTCDHDFHLSCLLEWMERSDSCPVCDKEMIFDHPGDQH; this is encoded by the exons ATGGGAGGTTGCTGTTGCTCTGCCAGAAAAACTCAATTACACCACGGAACACCTGTATATTATTAT TGTCCACCGTCTTTGGAAGCACAAGAGAACTTGAGATCGTATGGTGGAACAGCATCCGGTCTTCCCACAGGGTTCTTGGTAGGGCTGAACTTGGACACATCGAGCCCTGATACTTTCCGTCCCCCTCCTGCTCCAATCCCATTTAATGTTCTTTTTGGACGTCCACAAACTCCAACTCATGTTCGTGGAAGTCAAGGACCTAAAGGCAACGTTGGTAGACAAACCCTAGAGTCTATAGCCTTCGGTGAAACTGCTGGTAGCTATGACAAACTTACCCCTGTTGGTCATGTTGGAAAACCGGAGGGAAAAACACTTGCTGATATCTTGCTTGCATCGCCAACTAAGTCTGACCAGGAAATTTCAAAGCGGGCTGAGGTCTATCACTCAGCCCAAGAAGAAGAGGAGGCATGTCCTATTTGTCTTGAAG AATATGACACGGACAATCCTAAGATGGTCACAACTTGTGATCATGATTTTCATTTGTCCTGCCTTCTTGAGTGGATGGAGAGAAGTGATTCTTGCCCAGTTTGTGATAAG GAAATGATATTTGATCATCCAGGTGATCAACACTGA
- the LOC141586110 gene encoding uncharacterized protein LOC141586110 isoform X1 — MVKHVNFRWFYVNLCLILILFLGSYDFCIGDPLPPYNSLTISSFNYPHTKLNPFEWRYIRVDLPPWFSSLSLALESDVDLTPREVEKISKEKLPLVCFRDGSLPLPDFPKNAVDHLDLSYFSNETVRTIEGREDAERCYPLQKQIFLKLTNEQITPGVWFVGVFNGVGAMRTQAKMVSRGTPVSFSANVSVEGCVLANLWGQFCNQSITALSCSESHSNYNSPSDSSIRVVDDVACRSSVQDSCLGNNNTIVYSLEVIGTPDHMSISATDINLNGTVKVGQYGLMSYARYGAIALAAIHDYSGDLSKGPLVIPLPKMGTWYITILLFNTTKGLDGLQDNSATVCYSLDWQVSKCPFGKAGPNCSSNLYTLQTVPRQNPFPFESYYVPPDGDVRSGNFPLEPLLTNSSLEGMLGETWTYFVLDIPRGAAGGNLHFKLISDKKVGFEIYLRYGSLPSVNVRDYYYINSTNNSDGTSFFDLSNSTKNPVDFYILYAQEGTWSFGLKHLYSTDTAPFEQAKMSVSLERCPKGCSGHGSCQNFVDESGLTIYSFCTCDKTHGGIDCSIELVTQQGHKWQSISLIASNAAAILPAYWALRKKAYAEWVIYTSSGISSALYHACDVGAWCVLKFTVLQFMDFWLSFMAVISTFVYLTAIDEASKRTIHAALSILTALMAITGATRSANLWLVIVIGATGLLIGWLIEFSTKYRSLSFSTGFCLSALYSWDTIRTSLHNVIKLLRERFRWGFMLGGFIALSMAAISWKLETSINYWIWHSIWHVSIYTSSFLFLCSKVIPSTTNTDNQRPQTGNYELSRQDSISHSV, encoded by the exons ACCCCCAGAGAGGTGGAAAAGATTTCTAAGGAGAAGCTGCCACTTGTATGCTTTAGGGATGGAAGTCTTCCATTGCCAGATTTCCCAAAGAATGCCGTAGACCACTTAG ATTTGAGTTATTTTTCTAATGAGACGGTAAGAACTATTGAAGGCCGGGAAGACGCCGAGCGTTGCTACCCTTTGCAGAAACAAATATTCTTGAAGCTGACAAACGAACAG ATAACCCCTGGTGTCTGGTTTGTCGGAGTTTTCAACGGAGTAGGTGCTATGAGGACTCAAGCAAAGATG GTTAGTCGAGGAACTCCAGTCTCCTTCTCTGCAAATGTGAGTGTAGAAGGATGTGTGCTGGCAAACTTGTGGGGACAGTTTTGTAACCAGAGCATCACAGCACTTTCATGTTCTGAATCTCATTCTAATTATAATTCTCCTTCGGATtcctcaatccgggttgtagatgATGTAGCTTGTAGAAGTTCTGTTCAAGATTCTTGCCTTGGAAACAATAATACGATAGTATATTCCTTGGAAGTTATTGGCACGCCAGATCACATGTCCATCTCAGCTACCGACATTAATCTGAATGGAACTGTAAAAGTTGGTCAGTACGGTTTAATGAGTTATGCTCGTTATGGTGCAATTGCTCTGGCGGCCATACATGACTATTCTGGTGACCTGAGTAAAGGCCCTCTAGTGATCCCATTACCAAAGATGGGAACTTGGTATATCACTATTCTCCTTTTTAATACAACCAAAGGATTGGATGGTCTTCAGGATAATTCTGCAACGGTTTGCTATTCCCTAGATTGGCAGGTGTCTAAATGCCCTTTTGGAAAAGCGGGGCCTAACTGTTCTTCAAACTTATACACTCTTCAG ACAGTGCCGAGGCAAAATCCATTTCCATTTGAATCTTATTATGTGCCACCGGATGGAGATGTGCGATCAGGGAACTTTCCTCTTGAACCCCTTTTAACCAACTCTTCATTGGAAGGCATGTTAGGAGAAACTTGGACTTACTTCGTATTAGACATTCCTCGTGGTGCCGCTGGAGGAAACCTGCACTTCAAATTAATATCTGACAAAAAAGTTGGCTTTGAGATATATTTGAGATATGGCAGCCTTCCGTCTGTTAATGTACGGGATTACTACTATATTAATTCGACCAACAACAGTGATGGCACAAGTTTTTTTGACCTTTCTaattcaaccaaaaatccggttgaTTTCTATATCTTATATGCCCAAGAAGGAACCTGGAGTTTTGGCCTGAAGCATCTGTATTCGACTGATACTGCACCCTTTGAGCAGGCAAAAATGTCTGTTTCACTGGAAAGGTGTCCTAAGGGATGCTCTGGTCATGGTTCATGCCAAAATTTTGTTGATGAAAGTGGCTTGACGATATACAG CTTTTGTACCTGTGACAAGACACATGGAGGAATTGATTGCAGCATTGAACTTGTAACACAACAGG GTCACAAATGGCAGTCGATTTCGCTTATTGCATCAAATGCTGCTGCCATCCTTCCTGCATATTGGGCTCTCCGGAAGAAG GCATATGCAGAGTGGGTTATCTATACGTCAAGTGGAATTTCTAGCGCGCTTTATCACGCTTGTGATGTGGGAGCTTGGTGTGTATTAAAGTTTACTGTCTTACAA TTCATGGATTTTTGGCTGTCTTTCATGGCGGTGATCAGTACATTTGTGTACTTGACTGCTATTGACGAAGCTTCAAAGAGGACGATTCATGCAGCTCTATCAATTCTAACAGCCTTAATGGCTATAACTGGAGCTACCAg GTCAGCAAATCTATGGCTGGTGATTGTGATCGGGGCCACGGGTTTGCTTATTGGTTGGCTCATAGAGTTTTCTACTAAATACAGATCTCTTTCATTCTCGACAGGATTCTGCTTGAGTGCACTTTACAG TTGGGACACGATAAGAACATCACTTCACAATGTAATCAAGCTGCTCAGGGAACGATTTCGCTGGGGATTTATGCTTGGTGGTTTTATTGCACTGTCAATGGCTGCCATTAGCTGGAAACTTGAAACCAGCATAAATTATTGGATTTGGCACAG CATTTGGCATGTTAGCATATATACATCTTCGTTCCTCTTTCTATGTTCGAAGGTTATACCTTCCACGACAAACACTGACAACCAGAGACCACAAACTGGAAACTATGAACTGAGTCGACAGGATTCAATTTCACATAGCGTCTAA
- the LOC141586110 gene encoding uncharacterized protein LOC141586110 isoform X2, with protein MHMFRVEWYPVVSRLLKQAKGLVHQYMNIYLFPGWQFLLIFCFAVDLPPWFSSLSLALESDVDLTPREVEKISKEKLPLVCFRDGSLPLPDFPKNAVDHLDLSYFSNETVRTIEGREDAERCYPLQKQIFLKLTNEQITPGVWFVGVFNGVGAMRTQAKMVSRGTPVSFSANVSVEGCVLANLWGQFCNQSITALSCSESHSNYNSPSDSSIRVVDDVACRSSVQDSCLGNNNTIVYSLEVIGTPDHMSISATDINLNGTVKVGQYGLMSYARYGAIALAAIHDYSGDLSKGPLVIPLPKMGTWYITILLFNTTKGLDGLQDNSATVCYSLDWQVSKCPFGKAGPNCSSNLYTLQTVPRQNPFPFESYYVPPDGDVRSGNFPLEPLLTNSSLEGMLGETWTYFVLDIPRGAAGGNLHFKLISDKKVGFEIYLRYGSLPSVNVRDYYYINSTNNSDGTSFFDLSNSTKNPVDFYILYAQEGTWSFGLKHLYSTDTAPFEQAKMSVSLERCPKGCSGHGSCQNFVDESGLTIYSFCTCDKTHGGIDCSIELVTQQGHKWQSISLIASNAAAILPAYWALRKKAYAEWVIYTSSGISSALYHACDVGAWCVLKFTVLQFMDFWLSFMAVISTFVYLTAIDEASKRTIHAALSILTALMAITGATRSANLWLVIVIGATGLLIGWLIEFSTKYRSLSFSTGFCLSALYSWDTIRTSLHNVIKLLRERFRWGFMLGGFIALSMAAISWKLETSINYWIWHSIWHVSIYTSSFLFLCSKVIPSTTNTDNQRPQTGNYELSRQDSISHSV; from the exons ACCCCCAGAGAGGTGGAAAAGATTTCTAAGGAGAAGCTGCCACTTGTATGCTTTAGGGATGGAAGTCTTCCATTGCCAGATTTCCCAAAGAATGCCGTAGACCACTTAG ATTTGAGTTATTTTTCTAATGAGACGGTAAGAACTATTGAAGGCCGGGAAGACGCCGAGCGTTGCTACCCTTTGCAGAAACAAATATTCTTGAAGCTGACAAACGAACAG ATAACCCCTGGTGTCTGGTTTGTCGGAGTTTTCAACGGAGTAGGTGCTATGAGGACTCAAGCAAAGATG GTTAGTCGAGGAACTCCAGTCTCCTTCTCTGCAAATGTGAGTGTAGAAGGATGTGTGCTGGCAAACTTGTGGGGACAGTTTTGTAACCAGAGCATCACAGCACTTTCATGTTCTGAATCTCATTCTAATTATAATTCTCCTTCGGATtcctcaatccgggttgtagatgATGTAGCTTGTAGAAGTTCTGTTCAAGATTCTTGCCTTGGAAACAATAATACGATAGTATATTCCTTGGAAGTTATTGGCACGCCAGATCACATGTCCATCTCAGCTACCGACATTAATCTGAATGGAACTGTAAAAGTTGGTCAGTACGGTTTAATGAGTTATGCTCGTTATGGTGCAATTGCTCTGGCGGCCATACATGACTATTCTGGTGACCTGAGTAAAGGCCCTCTAGTGATCCCATTACCAAAGATGGGAACTTGGTATATCACTATTCTCCTTTTTAATACAACCAAAGGATTGGATGGTCTTCAGGATAATTCTGCAACGGTTTGCTATTCCCTAGATTGGCAGGTGTCTAAATGCCCTTTTGGAAAAGCGGGGCCTAACTGTTCTTCAAACTTATACACTCTTCAG ACAGTGCCGAGGCAAAATCCATTTCCATTTGAATCTTATTATGTGCCACCGGATGGAGATGTGCGATCAGGGAACTTTCCTCTTGAACCCCTTTTAACCAACTCTTCATTGGAAGGCATGTTAGGAGAAACTTGGACTTACTTCGTATTAGACATTCCTCGTGGTGCCGCTGGAGGAAACCTGCACTTCAAATTAATATCTGACAAAAAAGTTGGCTTTGAGATATATTTGAGATATGGCAGCCTTCCGTCTGTTAATGTACGGGATTACTACTATATTAATTCGACCAACAACAGTGATGGCACAAGTTTTTTTGACCTTTCTaattcaaccaaaaatccggttgaTTTCTATATCTTATATGCCCAAGAAGGAACCTGGAGTTTTGGCCTGAAGCATCTGTATTCGACTGATACTGCACCCTTTGAGCAGGCAAAAATGTCTGTTTCACTGGAAAGGTGTCCTAAGGGATGCTCTGGTCATGGTTCATGCCAAAATTTTGTTGATGAAAGTGGCTTGACGATATACAG CTTTTGTACCTGTGACAAGACACATGGAGGAATTGATTGCAGCATTGAACTTGTAACACAACAGG GTCACAAATGGCAGTCGATTTCGCTTATTGCATCAAATGCTGCTGCCATCCTTCCTGCATATTGGGCTCTCCGGAAGAAG GCATATGCAGAGTGGGTTATCTATACGTCAAGTGGAATTTCTAGCGCGCTTTATCACGCTTGTGATGTGGGAGCTTGGTGTGTATTAAAGTTTACTGTCTTACAA TTCATGGATTTTTGGCTGTCTTTCATGGCGGTGATCAGTACATTTGTGTACTTGACTGCTATTGACGAAGCTTCAAAGAGGACGATTCATGCAGCTCTATCAATTCTAACAGCCTTAATGGCTATAACTGGAGCTACCAg GTCAGCAAATCTATGGCTGGTGATTGTGATCGGGGCCACGGGTTTGCTTATTGGTTGGCTCATAGAGTTTTCTACTAAATACAGATCTCTTTCATTCTCGACAGGATTCTGCTTGAGTGCACTTTACAG TTGGGACACGATAAGAACATCACTTCACAATGTAATCAAGCTGCTCAGGGAACGATTTCGCTGGGGATTTATGCTTGGTGGTTTTATTGCACTGTCAATGGCTGCCATTAGCTGGAAACTTGAAACCAGCATAAATTATTGGATTTGGCACAG CATTTGGCATGTTAGCATATATACATCTTCGTTCCTCTTTCTATGTTCGAAGGTTATACCTTCCACGACAAACACTGACAACCAGAGACCACAAACTGGAAACTATGAACTGAGTCGACAGGATTCAATTTCACATAGCGTCTAA